The proteins below are encoded in one region of Clostridium estertheticum:
- a CDS encoding YitT family protein — protein MQNLKEKEAFVIRILVILIGSLISAISVNCFLVPHHLLSAGITGIALVLKYCINTLLEQYCFY, from the coding sequence ATGCAAAATTTAAAAGAGAAAGAGGCATTTGTAATAAGAATTTTGGTGATCCTGATTGGATCTTTAATTTCTGCTATATCGGTTAATTGTTTTTTAGTACCACATCATTTATTGTCTGCAGGAATTACAGGTATCGCACTTGTATTAAAGTATTGTATTAATACTCTGTTGGAGCAGTATTGCTTTTATTAA